The Cannabis sativa cultivar Pink pepper isolate KNU-18-1 chromosome 8, ASM2916894v1, whole genome shotgun sequence genomic interval tatATGTAttgagtttaaatttaaattgtaatgttttaatataaaaaagaaaaaataacaagtttttcagATTATAGCCACATATATAAaatcaataacataatgaagGAAAATGCAACTCTTGTCCAATTGTAAACTTAAGTGTGAGAGAAAGGAAGCTTAATTAAGATTTTCTTTCCATTTCTTTGATTAATCAATAGACTTTGAATTTCCTTTTACTACTTGCTATTGGGGAAAATCTACTCATTCACAAAACATCTCTAATAAAGCCCCGATAAATAATCACAGATTTCCCAAGTGAGAAATGAACTTgcaaaattttttttatgttacatTTCAAATGCCCCCAACCCCAACCATGGCTCCCTCCTCAGCAGGACCAGCTCTTGTTCTTCTTCATCCAGCTGGTAAAAATTGGCAAATGTTTTGAACTTCCTCATCTGATGTGTGATGAGAAAAACAATGCTTTAAAGTTCATGTTCATTATTTCCGATCCAGATCAGATGAGAGAGTCCTTCTGTTCCAAATTTATGACAGCTTTAGCACAGAACTTTTGGTTTTGGCCTAGCTTGAGATTTGCCCTAACCAATGTCTGTAAATTCTGGAGATAATGTACAGTCATCAAGACCGGTGATTAAGTCAGGAACATAACTGTGTTCAACTGTTTCAAAACCATCCTCTTCTAACGGAGCTAGCTTATCCAAATCAGTTGACAAATTACTTTCCAGACCATCAATCTGAATATCTGTACTGAGGGGTGAGCTCGGGCTGAAAAGGTTGAGATCAATTGGTGCTGCCATGGTTAGCAACGGTTGGAGAATGTTCTGCTCACTGGGAAGGTGGCGTAGCTCACCATTCTCAACTGATTTCTTGAATTTTGACTTGGAAGGTTTGTTCAAATCAGGGAAAGGGAGCTTGTGCTTTCCCAAGGACGGTAGTTTTGCTGCCGAACGAGATCTAATGTCATTTGTCGGGAATACAGACGAAGCCCAGCCATGTCTGTCTTCAAGACAAGCTCTTGTAGCAGCCCTGAAAAGAGGAGTCATGAGTCCTATAAGTAGCAATACTGCTtttttaagaatttgtttaacaAGGCATATGAACTACTGTCAATAGGAATTGATCATGAAACTTTTTGCTAATATATGTATTATGAAAAGCATGTAATTTCTTAAATGTTATACTACTAAATGCGCACAATTAACATTTCAAGACAATTTTCTCCCATGAATACAGATTTTAGCAAAGAAGTGCAATTAGAGCCCGTGGCTCCAAAAcggtaattattttttagttcaaACTCTCATAAAAAATTGACCAGCTAAGGAATATAGTTGCATATCAGAAAAGATGGATTTCAACTTCAGAAGTCGCTAACAGATTCACAGCAATAAACATAGTTTGTGATTATGTGTAGACCCTTACCTGAAACGGTTCTCAGCCACATGAACAGATGTTTTGAGATAATCGACCTCCTCATCATCTTTGCTTACAAATGAAAGAGGGTCAGAACAAATTATTGATAAGTTCAGAATAGAAGGCAGAAAAGCCAATTTTTCTCCCATTTCGCCTTGGAATTCCAGAGTTATATCCAACCGTTCAGTATTTGCTGATATGTCTCTACTATGATTAGAAGGAGATGCTTTGTCATCCTGTTTTCCACTATCAACATTATCAAGTGCAGCTGCTACTAACCTAGTATTAATCTTTCCCATAATGATAGATTTTAGTTTTTCTCCAGGTTCCCTATCGGAAGTATGAGAAATCTGCTTGCCAGAACTGAATTTTTTTCCACCAGAGTAGACACTATTGCGTGATGATGCAAGATTCTTTAAGTGACCAACACGAGAGGTCATCTTCCAGATAGTAGACAGCAATACAGTGAAGTGTTTCTGAAGGAGCAACTCTCCGTCTTGCTGCTCAGCAGCAATATCTAACAGCGTTCGAATGTTTTCCTGACACAAGAGGATTATAGAAACAGTTAGATTAAAATAGCTCAACATGAAATGAACATcattaaatacatatattagACATGAAAATTAACAAGAAAGCTCTTAAAATTACTACCTCAGTAACTTTTAGAAGAGCCTTTCCAGATCCTGCATTGCCGACCTTCTCATGATTTGGGTTGTCTGAAGAAGACAAGACATACCGTTGGATGAGTTCTCTAAACCTCTCGCAACAATGGACAGGATGTCGATATCTTCCCCTATAAAACCCACCAGCAGTCATGCTATATAGGACGTCACTAACCAAGTTCCAATAAGGGCCATATTCATGTACCACAGCACATAATATTGCATCCTCCACAGGCAACCAAACATCAGGAGAAGGAACACAATCCCTCGTCCAAACATTCCCCTTCTTTAGCTTTTCTGGTTTTATCATTAAAACTCGCTTTAAGGGCATGTAAGTGATGGATATTTTTCCTCCCATTCTGCTTCTGCTAAGCGGTCTCTGCTCAGATTCAGTTATACTCTCAGCAGGTTTTGAATCTGTAGGTCCGTCATGCTGCACTACTGGAAAATCAGTATCTAAATCAAGAGAGCATCTCTCAACAAAAATCCTCTTGAGTTTCTTGGACTTTTTCTTTGAAGTCTTCTCTTCACTACCATTCATAGTAATTTGAACCTTTTTCCGTTTTTTGGTCATGACTGAATGTGGAGATGCTGCATCTGAGAACGTGAGCATCTCTTGAGAGAAAGTGTCCTCATCGATGGACATAGCATCCGCTGATGGCTCTTCTTTCACGGATTTTGATGCAGAAGCTAGTGATCCTTTCTTTAGGGATTTGAACTTGGCTTTCTTTGGTTTCTTTTTAGACTTAGGTTTCAGATCACTTGGCATTTCATTCCTGCCATAGGTGAATAAAATAATACGTAATTAGTCATCGAAAAAAATAGCTCAACACTAAACTAGCTAAAGTTAATTCACGTAAAATAATGCATCAAGTCTGAAGGAAATTCCAGATCTTCGTTCACTGTTCAGTCTTACTTCACAGTGTCACAATTTCCAGCTTCTTCATCTTCCCTCTCCCTTGCCTCACATTCCAGATCCTCCATCAACTGAAAAGGGTTATAAAAAAGGTCAACAATTGACAAGATTGCATAAAGTGATTTAACTATAACAAAGGACTATTTGTGAAACCTGATGTTGAGCCAGTGCTTCCACCTGCTGCCGATATGCCTCGGTTGCAAAATCAGAATCCCATCCTACATAAACAAGCAATGGATTGATGCAAGATATATAAATGGGGCTgagaatataaataaataaatatatatataaagatatgtgGTAAGATATGTCCAATGGACCAATATCATGCACGGCTAGAATCAAGTAAAATATAATGTATTCTACTACATGGcataaaaacaaagaaaaaaaatagctacCCATTAATTAATAGAGTTGGACACTTACTCTCATACACAAGAGGTTCCTCATCTTCATCAATTTCAGCTTCCATTTCCTCCTTGTACTTCTCAATACGATCGAGTTCCCATTCAGTTTCCTCATATCCAACTTGAGTGTCCACTGTTGCCTTATCTATAATGGGGTCCCATAATTCTAGAAAGCGAATTGCATATCTATCTATTGGACGCAAATGATTCTCAAAGGATGATATTGCTTGTCCAGCTGCTGCTGCAGCGGCAGCCATTTGTTTAACATCATCCAACATGTCAACATCATCTTCCTTAACAACTGTAAGAGCTTTTTCTTCATTAATATCACTTCCATTCTGCATGGATACATTTTCTTTGTTCGATGTCATCCAGCCACTATGATCTGCAGGTTCATCAACCTTTGCATCATCCTCATTTACTAATTCATCATCTTCCAATCTCCCAATGGCTTCTTCTGTGAACTCTTCATTCTCAACTTCTTCTTCCTGTTCAACTTTCTTCAAAGCCATGTAATCTGCTTCATCTTCTGCATGTTTTAAAGCAGCTTCAACATCGGCATTAGACAGAGATATCTCATTTGCATTGTAATTTCTCTCCTTCTGAACATTCTTGATTGGAAGTGATCTATGACCAGAGAAAAGCTCCATAGGATCAAGCTTTTTGAAGAATTCAGTGTTGTAGCCCCCACTCTGTATCACTAGATCATCCAGGGCACGCTTCTGATTTGCTTTCTTCAAAATATTTTCTTCAATGGTGCTCTCACTAATCAATCGGTAAATATGAACTTCACGTGTCTGTCCAATCCGGTGGCATCGATCTTGAGCTTGTTGGTCCATAGCAGGATTCCAGTCACTATCATAAAAGATGACTGTATCTGCCCCAACTAGGTTGATGCCGACTCCTCCACTACGTGTTGATAAGATAAAAAGGAATATTTTTGGATTTGTATTAAACCGTTGCATCAAAGTTTGCCTCTCCTCGGGTGGTGTGGATCCATCTAAACGCATGTAAGTGTAGCCATACAAATTTATAAAAGCCTCCAAAACATCAAGCATCTTTGTCATCTGAGTGAATATCAGTGCTCGGTGACCTCCTGACTTTAATTTTCTAAGCAAAATCGCAAGCTCTTGTAATTTGCCACAGTCAAATTGTATGAGCCGCCTGTCAGGAAAGTACACCTGCCTCCGAACAATCGCAGGTCTTAAAGGAGTCAAAAGTGGAGAAAATATTTCGGTGCACTTCTGCTTATAAGTAGGTTGGAGAAAGGCAGAACTCCCAGATTTACTACACCAGCAAACAGGTGGCGGAGCCCGCGCAGCTGGGATTGCAAACAAGAAACTTTCAACTAGGTCAAGCACTTTATGAAAGCGTTCCACAGGTGAAAGGATTATGTCAGCAAGCTTTGTGGAATATGTATAAGCGCGAGGATTAGCTTTGTGACAATGAATATCATCAACAGGATGCCTTACTGTGACAAGCTCCCTTAGGGTAGTTGAGTACATAGGTCTTCTTTCACACCTCAAAGAATTCCACCATGCAATGGCTGCTGCGCGATCCTTTGCTTCTTTAATCCTCTCCTCCATTATTGATCTCTGTATATCTTCAAAAATATTTGATCCATACAATTTTCGATTTTCAGATCCTGACACAATCTTTCCAAGGTTAAACAAGTCACCACGTGCTTTTATTGAACTTGAGGGGGTAGCAAGAGCTTTAACTTCATCACTCTCCCAAGAAGTCATTCTATTGCTATGATGAGTAAACACCAAACCCATGTCCCTGAGATCAACTCTAGAGAATGGTCCACACGAAAGTACTGAGCAAACAGGAGAGCATAGTTGAATGTCAATACCTGTCATATCAAAAGAACTGACTATTGGACGGCCTTCAAATAGGTCAGGATGATTGCATACTTTACGTAGCTGCATTATGATGCTAATCATCCCAAAAAAATTTGCATTTGCAAGAGTAGCTTGTGTTTCTGAACTAGCGATGAAGTCTTCATACAAATTACGCTGCCTTTTGGAGAGTCTACAGTATATAACATGCTCAAGTTTCATAGGGAGCTGCTTCTCCACATCGCGTTTCAAACGACGTAGTATAAATGGACGAAGAACATTATGTAGACGATCAATTActtctttgtttactttttctTGTCCCTCGACCATCCCTGCTATTGGATTACAAAACCAGTCTTTGAATTCTTGGtgagactgaaaaatgtgaggCATCAAGAAGTGCATTAGTGACCAGAGTTCCATGAGATCATTCTGAAGTGGAGTACCAGTTAAAAGAATACGCCGTTTTGAGTTAAAGTTCAAAAGTGTTTGCCATCTCTGTGATTTCCAATTTTTAATCAGATGAGCTTCATCTAATATCAAGTACTTCCATTTTTTACGCTTGAACACTTTAGAATCTTGAATAACCAGCCTGTAAGTTGTTATACATACATGAAATGAGTTGGGCTTCAACCAGCCTTGCCTCTTCAATTTTCGCTCTTTTGCACTtccaaaatatgtcaaaatctTAAAAGCAGGACACCATTTAAGAAACTCAGTTTCCCAATTCAACATTACACTTGTTGGAACCACAATTAGATGTGGACCCCATATTCCCTTCTCACATGCTAGGTGTGCCAACAAAGCAATAGTCATAATTGTCTTCCCAAGCCCCATCTCATCCGCAAGAATTCCATTCAGCCTTTTTTCATACATAGCGACAAGCCAATCCAAGCCAATATGTTGATACTCCCGAAGAGGGAATTTAAGAAGAAAAGGGAACTTGGTCCGAACTTTTGTTGTGGAGAAGGTATTTCCAGTTGGCTGTGCCGATCTTGCGGCAGCAGCTGCATCAGCAATTATATCCTCACTTTCCTTTCCTCCTTCAGATAAAGTATCATGTTTGGCTTGCTGTTCTTCCATGGGAGAATGGACTGGTGGGCGTTCATCAGATACAGCATATTCACCCACAGAAACCAGTTGCTTCTGTTCAGTGTTTTCATCCATAGTAACCAGTTGCTTCTGTTCAACATCTTCAACTGAAAGAGAATCTGCAAAGCCCTCTGACAAAGCAGAGGCATACTCAGATCCATCATCCACATCCTCATTGTTGATGGGATCCTGTCAAACAGAGGTAGATGAAGGaacagaattataattgattagagCTACCCAAACATAAACAGAAGTAAACAAGGAACCTACCTTTTTATACCTTGAAAGCAGTTCTTCAATGGGAATTTCACTCTCCTTTTGCAGTAAGGCAACCTGTAAAACAGCAAAGCAGAGACTATAAACCACCATACTGGAATAAAATCTGACAGTTATCAAGTCTATGCAGATTTTAGTAGCTTCTCACCTCATCCATAGGATCATGGGAATCTGTTTTAGCAAATTCCTCCTCTTCTGACAAGGTTGTCTCATCATCCTGAAAATAAACGATCCACAccaaaattaatcataaaaatagAAGCAAAAAGCAATCATTAAAATTAACTCTATTTGGCAATTCAGTCATTGAGTTTTAAAAACAGTAGCAATTAAGTACTTTCagttaatttttcacaaaatgATAGTGTAAAAGTATttggaaattttcaaaattatccATGAAACAGAAAGTTCAGAATTTTGCTAAAATTTAACTGAAAGGACTTAATTGCTACTGTTTTCAAAACTAAGGGATTCACTCAGGAGACATTTATGCTAAAACCCCTTATTAATCGTATACAATCTTGAGCTATCAACAGCCTATTTATGAGAGTGCATGTAAAAGAATTTATACCTAGTAAGTATAATGATTACTACTAATAAACTGCAGTCAAGAGATTctaatgttaaaaataaaaatcaaatataataGAAATATCACAATAAAAGGAAACAAAAAAACTCTTCAAATGCTAAAAATCTAACAAAGTAGTGATCGGGAAAAACAATCTAACAAAGTAGCATTCTTCATAGTACATTGTGTGAGGAAGCTCAGATTTAACACCATACCTTTTCTTCTGTAATGCCAAGAACAAAATCACCATCTTCCTGCATCATTTCAGAAACCAAGTCAACATATAGACTACACTAGAATTTATGTATAATAGAAAGCATCAGCTCACACACTTACACAAGTAATTATTGTAGCATACCTGCAGACATACATTAATAAATAGAGTAATACTGATACACCCACACCCACACTTCTAATGTAATGTATCCCAGTTTATGAAAATTAAACATCAATTACTACTAGCATATTTatcaaaatgaaaaatataaattagataaaaatgAAATTAGCAACCCTTACAGTAAATCAAATGAATCACATGATAGAACCTTTTATCTAAAAATAAGTCACCCTCTTCAAGAATCAATGACCACCAAAtacaaatgaagaaaaaaaatcatcacATGACTATATGTCTATTACTTGGAAAGgatgaaaaataacaataaatttatattaaaaacacAGGTTTTCCTACCCGTTCATCATTAAAATCATATGGcacctcttcttcctctaactCTTCAGAAGCTTCTGCAAGATTATTGGCTTCATGTGTCTCAACTTCTGGTATATGGTTTTCCAAAAGTAGAAGACTTCCATTACTTTCCCCTTTCTGCAATATGGAAGAACTATTATGACAAGCCCTCAACATTGTCAGCAATTCAAAAATGgcaaataaacacatacaactTACACAACGACGACCAGTGGATACAGCAGAGTTGCTTTTCTCAATCTTTATGGCTGCAGAAAGCCCATTTTCATTGCCTGCAGCATCACACATTCATGACCTCATCGATTatcaccaaaaaaaataaataaaaaaatagcgCACTATCAACTGATTAAACTTACTATGATTAATATTATCCTCCATCCCGGCTGGTTCAATCCTGTCATCCTTTACTAGACTATCCTCCATCTGGGCTGGCTCATCTCTGTCATCCTTTACTGGAGTAGCCACCATCTCGGCTGGTTCATCCCCGTCATCCTTTACTGGAGTAGCCTCCATCTCGGCTGGCTTATCCCCGTCATCCTTTACTGGATTACCCTCCATCTGGGCTGGTTGATCCCCACCATCCTTTACTGGACTACCCTCCATCTGGGCTGGTTGATCCCCGTCATCCTTTACCGGACCATCTGCCATCTGGGCTGGTTGATCCCCATCATCCTTTACTGGACTATCCTCCATCTGGAGTGGTTTATCCCAGTTTTCCTTTACCGGACTGCCCTCCATCTGGGCTGGTTCATCCCCACTACCCTTTACTGGACTATCCTCTGTCTGGGCTGGTTGATCCTCGTCATCCTTTACTGGACTATCCTCCATCTGGGTTGGTTCACCCACATTATCCTCCATCTGGGTTGGTTCATCCCCATTATCCTCTACTTTACTATCCTCCCTCCGGGCTGGTTCATCCTCGTCATGCTTTACTGAACTACTCTCCATGCTATGTCCACAAGCTTCTGTCAACcagaattaataaatatgcatgGATGCAAAATAAAATTTCCCAAGCCAAACCAAACTAAAGAAAAGCATTCCATTCATGAATTTGCATAATGAAATACACACATGTAACTCTGAAAAACAGATAAAAGGGTGAGAAAAGAAAGCAGTTCATATAACAGTCCTATGATAAACTCAAGGTCGTTCATGGCATGGACCAAAATATTTGGTTGCCTTTTATTCTcttacaaaacaaaaatattaatatgaaaACAAAGAGGATGATACTTAGGGAGATGATAAAATCCTcaattagcaaaaaaaaaacacacacacacacacacaaactgtaaaaataaaactaataactGCTAACAAATTTGTTTTGCATAAAAAAATGTTGCCTATAAAACTCTCAAGAAAATTATCATGGTCACACCAAGGTCCAAaacattttgaaaaagaaattaaattttataaatttttcagTACTCACTTTCCTTCCCAGCATAACGTTTCAGTAGCTCCTCAAGGGGAAGATCTATTTCATTTTGTAAAGCAGCTAGCTCCTCCTGTCTTTCTTCTTTAGTTATAAGAGCCTCATCTTCCTCAATTGTATGTTCATCATCTTCCTAAAACAGTACGATCAGGCAGATAAATTTGTTAAACATGTCGAGAATACAAAGAcagaaatgaaataaaaacaaTGTACAGAGAATTATAGTCTAAACTTCAGATAGGAATCATCATGGTTAAACATAATAGTAAGTGCTGCCTTCTCAGATGTACAATCATATTTGATACACTTTGATATAAATTGAGTAAGAGGAAAGATTGCAGAGATAGCAAGCTTTATGCAGCCTGTTTTTTTAAATTGGCAATGGGATATGACTCATGAGGATTAAAGTATTTCAACAGCACCCAAAAATATACCAGGCATTGCTTTTGACCCTATCACTGAAGGTGAAAAACAAGATCAACATTGGCAGTGGTCTGCTTTTTAAAGTACGTTTCTCTACTCTATACGCATCATCTGCCAAGATGGCACTTGGTTCATTCTTTCATTAACACTGTAAACTAAAGTGGAATGCCAGCAGATGTGAGCATTGGCCAGCATCCTCAGTATAGGCAACCATGCATGAAGCAGATAGGACACAACATGAAAGACAGGTGGAAGCATTCTTCTGAAGAACAAAGATTTATTTGGTTCTTTCCTAATTCCTTCTTATTTCTGCGCagcgttttttttttcttttttcatgttACATTAGTGAGTTCAGCTATACTCTTGGGCATGCTCAATGCCAAGCAATCAAAGAAAAGATGGAGGCATACATCAGCAGCCAATCTTTTTTCATAAACACTCCTGTCATGTTTTTCAACTAGGAAAA includes:
- the LOC115699574 gene encoding protein PHOTOPERIOD-INDEPENDENT EARLY FLOWERING 1 isoform X2 — translated: MASKGPRSKLDHESRAKRQKALEAPREPRRPKTHWDHVLEEMVWLSKDFESERKWKLSQAKKVALRASKGMLDQATRGEKKLKEEEQRLKKVALNISKDVKKFWLKIEKLVLYKHQMELDEKKKKALDKQLEFLLGQTERYSTMLAENLVDNYKPLQQNPTQDQPKEEDGDDANGSSELNVEPPSDTADVDDDYDIQSDDESEDDEHTIEEDEALITKEERQEELAALQNEIDLPLEELLKRYAGKETCGHSMESSSVKHDEDEPARREDSKVEDNGDEPTQMEDNVGEPTQMEDSPVKDDEDQPAQTEDSPVKGSGDEPAQMEGSPVKENWDKPLQMEDSPVKDDGDQPAQMADGPVKDDGDQPAQMEGSPVKDGGDQPAQMEGNPVKDDGDKPAEMEATPVKDDGDEPAEMVATPVKDDRDEPAQMEDSLVKDDRIEPAGMEDNINHSNENGLSAAIKIEKSNSAVSTGRRCKGESNGSLLLLENHIPEVETHEANNLAEASEELEEEEVPYDFNDEREDGDFVLGITEEKDDETTLSEEEEFAKTDSHDPMDEVALLQKESEIPIEELLSRYKKDPINNEDVDDGSEYASALSEGFADSLSVEDVEQKQLVTMDENTEQKQLVSVGEYAVSDERPPVHSPMEEQQAKHDTLSEGGKESEDIIADAAAAARSAQPTGNTFSTTKVRTKFPFLLKFPLREYQHIGLDWLVAMYEKRLNGILADEMGLGKTIMTIALLAHLACEKGIWGPHLIVVPTSVMLNWETEFLKWCPAFKILTYFGSAKERKLKRQGWLKPNSFHVCITTYRLVIQDSKVFKRKKWKYLILDEAHLIKNWKSQRWQTLLNFNSKRRILLTGTPLQNDLMELWSLMHFLMPHIFQSHQEFKDWFCNPIAGMVEGQEKVNKEVIDRLHNVLRPFILRRLKRDVEKQLPMKLEHVIYCRLSKRQRNLYEDFIASSETQATLANANFFGMISIIMQLRKVCNHPDLFEGRPIVSSFDMTGIDIQLCSPVCSVLSCGPFSRVDLRDMGLVFTHHSNRMTSWESDEVKALATPSSSIKARGDLFNLGKIVSGSENRKLYGSNIFEDIQRSIMEERIKEAKDRAAAIAWWNSLRCERRPMYSTTLRELVTVRHPVDDIHCHKANPRAYTYSTKLADIILSPVERFHKVLDLVESFLFAIPAARAPPPVCWCSKSGSSAFLQPTYKQKCTEIFSPLLTPLRPAIVRRQVYFPDRRLIQFDCGKLQELAILLRKLKSGGHRALIFTQMTKMLDVLEAFINLYGYTYMRLDGSTPPEERQTLMQRFNTNPKIFLFILSTRSGGVGINLVGADTVIFYDSDWNPAMDQQAQDRCHRIGQTREVHIYRLISESTIEENILKKANQKRALDDLVIQSGGYNTEFFKKLDPMELFSGHRSLPIKNVQKERNYNANEISLSNADVEAALKHAEDEADYMALKKVEQEEEVENEEFTEEAIGRLEDDELVNEDDAKVDEPADHSGWMTSNKENVSMQNGSDINEEKALTVVKEDDVDMLDDVKQMAAAAAAAGQAISSFENHLRPIDRYAIRFLELWDPIIDKATVDTQVGYEETEWELDRIEKYKEEMEAEIDEDEEPLVYERWDSDFATEAYRQQVEALAQHQLMEDLECEAREREDEEAGNCDTVKNEMPSDLKPKSKKKPKKAKFKSLKKGSLASASKSVKEEPSADAMSIDEDTFSQEMLTFSDAASPHSVMTKKRKKVQITMNGSEEKTSKKKSKKLKRIFVERCSLDLDTDFPVVQHDGPTDSKPAESITESEQRPLSRSRMGGKISITYMPLKRVLMIKPEKLKKGNVWTRDCVPSPDVWLPVEDAILCAVVHEYGPYWNLVSDVLYSMTAGGFYRGRYRHPVHCCERFRELIQRYVLSSSDNPNHEKVGNAGSGKALLKVTEENIRTLLDIAAEQQDGELLLQKHFTVLLSTIWKMTSRVGHLKNLASSRNSVYSGGKKFSSGKQISHTSDREPGEKLKSIIMGKINTRLVAAALDNVDSGKQDDKASPSNHSRDISANTERLDITLEFQGEMGEKLAFLPSILNLSIICSDPLSFVSKDDEEVDYLKTSVHVAENRFRAATRACLEDRHGWASSVFPTNDIRSRSAAKLPSLGKHKLPFPDLNKPSKSKFKKSVENGELRHLPSEQNILQPLLTMAAPIDLNLFSPSSPLSTDIQIDGLESNLSTDLDKLAPLEEDGFETVEHSYVPDLITGLDDCTLSPEFTDIG
- the LOC115699574 gene encoding protein PHOTOPERIOD-INDEPENDENT EARLY FLOWERING 1 isoform X1, with translation MASKGPRSKLDHESRAKRQKALEAPREPRRPKTHWDHVLEEMVWLSKDFESERKWKLSQAKKVALRASKGMLDQATRGEKKLKEEEQRLKKVALNISKDVKKFWLKIEKLVLYKHQMELDEKKKKALDKQLEFLLGQTERYSTMLAENLVDNYKPLQQNPTQDQPKEEDGDDANGSSELNVEPPSDTADVDDDYDIQSDDESEDDEHTIEEDEALITKEERQEELAALQNEIDLPLEELLKRYAGKEKACGHSMESSSVKHDEDEPARREDSKVEDNGDEPTQMEDNVGEPTQMEDSPVKDDEDQPAQTEDSPVKGSGDEPAQMEGSPVKENWDKPLQMEDSPVKDDGDQPAQMADGPVKDDGDQPAQMEGSPVKDGGDQPAQMEGNPVKDDGDKPAEMEATPVKDDGDEPAEMVATPVKDDRDEPAQMEDSLVKDDRIEPAGMEDNINHSNENGLSAAIKIEKSNSAVSTGRRCKGESNGSLLLLENHIPEVETHEANNLAEASEELEEEEVPYDFNDEREDGDFVLGITEEKDDETTLSEEEEFAKTDSHDPMDEVALLQKESEIPIEELLSRYKKDPINNEDVDDGSEYASALSEGFADSLSVEDVEQKQLVTMDENTEQKQLVSVGEYAVSDERPPVHSPMEEQQAKHDTLSEGGKESEDIIADAAAAARSAQPTGNTFSTTKVRTKFPFLLKFPLREYQHIGLDWLVAMYEKRLNGILADEMGLGKTIMTIALLAHLACEKGIWGPHLIVVPTSVMLNWETEFLKWCPAFKILTYFGSAKERKLKRQGWLKPNSFHVCITTYRLVIQDSKVFKRKKWKYLILDEAHLIKNWKSQRWQTLLNFNSKRRILLTGTPLQNDLMELWSLMHFLMPHIFQSHQEFKDWFCNPIAGMVEGQEKVNKEVIDRLHNVLRPFILRRLKRDVEKQLPMKLEHVIYCRLSKRQRNLYEDFIASSETQATLANANFFGMISIIMQLRKVCNHPDLFEGRPIVSSFDMTGIDIQLCSPVCSVLSCGPFSRVDLRDMGLVFTHHSNRMTSWESDEVKALATPSSSIKARGDLFNLGKIVSGSENRKLYGSNIFEDIQRSIMEERIKEAKDRAAAIAWWNSLRCERRPMYSTTLRELVTVRHPVDDIHCHKANPRAYTYSTKLADIILSPVERFHKVLDLVESFLFAIPAARAPPPVCWCSKSGSSAFLQPTYKQKCTEIFSPLLTPLRPAIVRRQVYFPDRRLIQFDCGKLQELAILLRKLKSGGHRALIFTQMTKMLDVLEAFINLYGYTYMRLDGSTPPEERQTLMQRFNTNPKIFLFILSTRSGGVGINLVGADTVIFYDSDWNPAMDQQAQDRCHRIGQTREVHIYRLISESTIEENILKKANQKRALDDLVIQSGGYNTEFFKKLDPMELFSGHRSLPIKNVQKERNYNANEISLSNADVEAALKHAEDEADYMALKKVEQEEEVENEEFTEEAIGRLEDDELVNEDDAKVDEPADHSGWMTSNKENVSMQNGSDINEEKALTVVKEDDVDMLDDVKQMAAAAAAAGQAISSFENHLRPIDRYAIRFLELWDPIIDKATVDTQVGYEETEWELDRIEKYKEEMEAEIDEDEEPLVYERWDSDFATEAYRQQVEALAQHQLMEDLECEAREREDEEAGNCDTVKNEMPSDLKPKSKKKPKKAKFKSLKKGSLASASKSVKEEPSADAMSIDEDTFSQEMLTFSDAASPHSVMTKKRKKVQITMNGSEEKTSKKKSKKLKRIFVERCSLDLDTDFPVVQHDGPTDSKPAESITESEQRPLSRSRMGGKISITYMPLKRVLMIKPEKLKKGNVWTRDCVPSPDVWLPVEDAILCAVVHEYGPYWNLVSDVLYSMTAGGFYRGRYRHPVHCCERFRELIQRYVLSSSDNPNHEKVGNAGSGKALLKVTEENIRTLLDIAAEQQDGELLLQKHFTVLLSTIWKMTSRVGHLKNLASSRNSVYSGGKKFSSGKQISHTSDREPGEKLKSIIMGKINTRLVAAALDNVDSGKQDDKASPSNHSRDISANTERLDITLEFQGEMGEKLAFLPSILNLSIICSDPLSFVSKDDEEVDYLKTSVHVAENRFRAATRACLEDRHGWASSVFPTNDIRSRSAAKLPSLGKHKLPFPDLNKPSKSKFKKSVENGELRHLPSEQNILQPLLTMAAPIDLNLFSPSSPLSTDIQIDGLESNLSTDLDKLAPLEEDGFETVEHSYVPDLITGLDDCTLSPEFTDIG